From a region of the Macrobrachium nipponense isolate FS-2020 chromosome 3, ASM1510439v2, whole genome shotgun sequence genome:
- the LOC135222436 gene encoding uncharacterized protein LOC135222436, which produces MRKCAWLSNFSSAPEDLYSSVPEDLYSSAPEDLYSSVPEDLYSSVPEDLYSSVPPDLEPLRDLYSSSPEGPFIPQLPGGTFIPSVPEDLLFPVPVSKDLYSFQFFHRFPLFLKQFQKALYSVQVLERSFIPQFPEVFIPQLEVLFIVPEVHYSSVQRPLFLSSQRSFIPQLQSPFNSSAPEVLYSSVQSPLFLKVQRSYYSSVPEVPLFLSFQRTFIPQFQMYLYSFSSRGHLFLSSRGPLFLVPEVHFYSSVPEDLYSSVPEDLFLSSRDPLFSFQRTFQFQRSFTSSSRGPYSSVPDLYSSVPEVLYSSVPEVLYSPVPEDLYSSFQSPYSSVPGSSGPLFLSSRASFIPQLPEETLYSPSAQKDLYSSCPEDLYSSVPEVLYSSVPEDLFIPQFQRSFILSSRGPLFLISKGPIQRTFIPQFRVPIPQFPGGPLFPQFQRSFIPQSGGPFLSGPPFRGPYSSSRDLYFLSSRRTFILSLPQRLIPPFQRFQKDLYSSVPEDLYSSVPEDFLFLSSRGPLFLSFQRPFIPRSRVPESPLFRSRGPLFLSSRSFLTLFLSFQSFDLYSSPVSRDLYLQFQRFIPQFQRPYSSVPEDLYSSVPDLTFIPSSRGTFIQFQMTFIPQSQRTFILIPEDLIPRVPETFIPQFQRIPEFLLFPQFQFQDLYSSRGLSRDLYYSSSSRGPFLSSR; this is translated from the exons ATGAGGAAATGTGCCTGGCTGTCGAACTTCTCCTCAgctccagaggacctttattcctcagttccagaggacctttattcctcagctccagaggacctttattcctcagttccagaggacctttattcctcagttccagaggacctttattcctcagttccaccAGATTTGGAGCCT ttgagggacctttattcctcatctCCAGAAGGACCTTTTATTCCTCAGCTTCCGGGAGGAACCTTtattccctcagttccagaggaccttttaTTCCCAGTTCCAGTTTCCAAGGACCTTTATTCCTTTCAGTTTTTCCATAGGTTCCCTTTATTCCTAAAACAGTTCCAGAAGGCCCTTTATTCCGTTCAGGTTCTAGAg aggtcctttattcctcagtttccagaggtctttattcctcagttagaGGTTCTATTCATAGTTCCAGAGGTTCATTATTCCTCAGTTCAGaggcctttattcctcagttcccagaggtcctttattcctcagttacaGAGTCCTTTTAATTCctcagctccagaggtcctttattcctcagtccagagtcctttattcctcaaggTCCAGAGGTCctattattcctcagttccagaggttcctttattcctcagcttccagaggacctttattcctcagttccagatgtacctttattccttcagttccagaggacatttattcctcagttctagaggacctttattcctcgtTCCAGAGGTCcatttttattcctcagttccagaggacctttattcctcagttccagaggacctattcctcagttccagag ATCCTTTATTCTCGTTCCAGAGGACtttccagttccagaggtcctttacctCCAGTTCAAGAggcccttattcctcagttccagacctttattcctcagttccagaggtcctttattcctcagttcccgaggtcctttattccccagttccagaggacctttattctaGTTTCCAGAgtccttattcctcagttccgg GTTCCAgcggtcctttattcctcagttccagagcgtcctttattcctcagttgccAGAGGAGACCCTTTATTCCCCTTCAGCTCAgaaggacctttattcctcatgtccagaggacctttattcctcagttccagaggtcctttattcctcagttccagaggacctttttattcctcagttccagaggtcctttatcctcagttccagaggaccctTATTCCTCATTTCCAAAGGTCct atccagaggacctttattcctcagttcagaGTTCCTATTCCTCAGTTTCCAGGAGGACCTttatttcctcagttccagaggtcctttattcctcagtcaGGAGGACCTTTCCTTTCAGGTCCACCTTTCCGAGGACCTTATTCCTCATCCAGAGACCTTTATTTCCTCAGTTCCAGGAGGACCTTTATCCTCAGTTTACCTCAGAGACTTATTCCTCCGTTCCAGAGGTTTCAgaaggacctttattcctcagttccggaggacctttattcctcagttccagaggatttcctattcctcagttccagaggacctttattcctcagtttccagagACCTTTTATTCctcgttccagag ttccagagagtCCTTTATTccgttccagaggacctttattcctcagttccaggagTTTCCTgactttattcctcagtttccagagTTTCGACCTTTATTCCTCTCCAGTTTCCAGAGACCTTTATCTTCAGTTCCAgagatttattcctcagttccagaggccttattcctcagttccagaggacctttattcctcagttccagatttGACCTTTATTCCTAGTTCCAGAGGGACCTTTATTCAGTTCCAGatgacctttattcctcagtcccagaggacctttatCCTCATTCCAGAGGACCTTATTCCTCGAGTTCCTgagacctttattcctcagttccagaggattCCAGAGTTCCTATTATTTCCTCAGTTCCAGTTccaggacctttattcctcaagAGGCCTTTCCAGAGACCTTTATTATTCCTCCAGTTCCAGAGGaccattcctcagttccagatga